The following is a genomic window from Opitutales bacterium.
TGAACCACAGAAGCTAGCTAACCCTCGATTCCAGCTCAATATGGTCGATCTGTTCGGCAGTTACAAGGGCGAGCTTGAAACCTACCGATCCGCTTACAGCACTTGGAGGTCGGTACTTCTAGAATACGAGCGAATTAGAGATCATGATAAGCTGGATGCAGACGAGATTCGTTTTCTCGAGGCGCAGTTGTCGAAAGCTGATCAACTCGAGCTTGGAGCGGAAGCGATTTCTGAATTGGAGGCCAATTATAAGCGTTTGAGCCAAGCTCAGGAAATATCCTCGGCTAGCACTGATGTGGTTGAGGCTCTAGCAGGTTTTGACGGAGCGATTTCAAAACTGAGTGATGCTCTGCGGCCTGCCCAAGAGTTGGCTGAGTTGGATGAGCAGGACGAGGCACTGATCGATCGAATGAATGGCTTGATTATAGAGCTCGAGGATCTGTCTTCTGAATATCGTTCCCTTGGCTCAGATGCTTACTTTGAAGAGTCGGAGGCTGGTGAGCTGAATCAAAAAATGGAGCTTTGGCTCGGGCTGAAGCGTAAGCACGGTGGCGATTTAGAGGGTGTGCTTTCTTGGCGCGATGGCATTCGCGAGCAGCTGGAGCTACAAGGTAATATAGACGGGCGGCTGTTAGTGCTAGAGTCACAGGTAGCCGAAGCAGAATCCGCGGCTCGAATCGCTGCAGACCAGCTTACGCAGCAACGTAAGAGAGCAGCCGGTCGCTTACAGTGCGAGGTGATTGACGTGTTACACACTCTTGGCTTCAAGAAGGCAGACTTAAGGATAGAGATTCAGCCCACTCAGCTATCTGTGACAGGGTCTGATCAGGTCAGTTACCTTTTTTCTGCAAATCCTGGAACAGATGTTTTGCCGTTGGGCGAGATAGCTTCGAGTGGTGAAATGGCTCGTGTCATGTTGGCGTTCAAGTCTATCTTGGCCCAGCATGATCAAACGCCTGTCTTGGTGTTTGATGAGGTCGATGCAAATGTGGGTGGAGAGATCGGAAAGGCAGTCGGTAATCGACTCTATGAATTGTCACAGGGGCGCCAGGTGTTCTGCATTACCCACCTTCCTCAGGTAGCTGCAATAGGGAGCCATCATTGGCGCGTCCAGAAAGACCAATCAGACGCCGAAACGACGGTTATCATCGATCCGTTGAACGCTGATTCTGAGCAACGCAGATCAGAGCTAGCTCGGATGATGGGAGATCGCGATTCTGAAACGGCGCTTAAGCACGCTGACGAACTGTTATCGGGTTGTTAGGCCGGCTTCGTTTCTGCGGTCGTTTCAGCCAACTTCGCAAATCGTTTTTCCTTGCGGCCTCGTAATGCAGTACCGAGATCATCGGCCACCAAATAGAGGCTAGGGATGAGTATGAGTGTCACAATGGTGCTGAAAAGAATCCCGAAGGCGAGGGTGACGGCCATAGGGATAACCATCTGAGCCTGCATGCTTGTTTCCGAAATAATGGGAATTAGGCCGATAAAGGTGGTAAGCGACGTAAGCAAGATCGCTCGAAAACGGCGCACGCCGGCAGCTCGTGCAGCATCGCGAACGTTAAGGCCTCGTGCTTTGCCTTGATTTACAAAATCGACCATCACCAAGCTGTCGTTGACGACTACTCCTGCGAGAGCGATCAGTCCGCACATTGAGAGAATGCTGATGGGTAAGCCCAAAATAAAATGCCCTACCAATGCGCCGATGAAGCCGAATGGAATGACCGCCATAATAAACAAGGGCTGCGTGTAGGATTTCAATGGAATTGCCATGAGTGCATAAATGGCAAAAAGGGCGAACCCCAGTCCGACAAAAAGTTCAAATAGGGACTCTTCGCCTTCTTCGCTTTGACCGGTTAGCCGATAACCTACGGTTGGGTAACGGGGTTGGATCCGCTCTTCGAAATATTGCCTCACTTCGCCAACGATTCTTCCTGGCTCCGCAATCGTTTTGTCGGCGGTGGCAGTAATCTCTGTGGAACGTTTACCATCAAAACGGCGTATGGACGTAAATCCGGTGCGCATTTCGACATCTGCCACCGATGCAAATGGCATTGAACGTCCGTCCACAGTTCGAAAATACATGGATTCCAGATCGTGCATGGAGCGACGCTCTTCCTCGGGGTAGCGTACCATTACTTTGACTTCGTCTTCCCCGCGTTGCAGGCGTTGCACCTCAAAGCCGTAGAAACCGTAGCGTGCTTGAGCTGCGATGTCCGCCAGTGTCAAGCCGAGTGCTTCGGCTTCCGGTTTTACTTCAAGGATAGCCTCTGGCGGGCCGTCACTCAAATCGCTCTTCACATTGTAGACACCTGCATATTCGCGCAGTTTGTTTTCTACGAGGGTGGCGACTGCTGCGAGGTCGTCCATGTTTTCACTTTCCAAGCTCAGTCCTATGTCAGCTCCGCCATCACCGAATGACCCGCTGATATCGACCGACTCAGCGCCAGGGACTTCGCCGACTTTTTCGCTCCAGAGTCGCGCGATTTGTTTGGAATCGATGGAGCGGTTTTCTGATGGATTTAGCTCAATGAAGATGAAGCCATTGCGGCGATCGGATAACCAACTGCGGGTGTGTTTCACGAGTGGATACCCTGTTTCGTCGAGCATTTCCTGATCTAACTCCTCAAGGGCGGTTTCTAACTCGCGGACTGTGCCTCGGAGGCTTTCGAATGATGTGCCCGCTTTCATTTCAACACTCGCCGAAATATAGTCGCTTGGGTTGTCGGGAAAAAACACAAAACGTACGATACCTCCGGTGACTGCCCCGACTGAGATCATGAGGGCTCCAATGAATAGGGACAACGTGGTATATCTATGTTGCAGCGCTTTGTTGAGGATCGGTTCGTAGACTCTTCGGATAAGCCACTTTAGTTTTGCTTCTAGCCCGTCCTGTAAGCGGGTTAGAGATGTAGGTTTCCTAGGTTTCGTTCTGCGCTTTGCCAAACTCATGAGATGGGCTGGCAGTATCCATTTGGACTCGATGAGTGAAAACACGAGGGCGAGTATGACGACCATGCCGACTGATTTCCAAAGCGGACCGGACGGTCCAGAGATCATGGTCATCGGGATAAAGGCTGCGATCGTCGTAAGGACGCCAAAAGTTGCTGGCAGCGCGACTTGCTGAGCACCGGAGATGACATTGTCCACGGTGGGGCCGTGTTCTTCGACGTTTGAGTAGACGTTCTCACCGATTACGATTGCATCATCGACCAAGATTCCGAGCACCAGAATAAAGCCGAACAGGCTGATCATGTTTACTGAGACATCGAATAGTGGCATCAGCCATAGGGTGCCCAGGAAGCAGACGGGGATGCCGACTACGACCCAGAATGCCACGTTCAGGCGCAGAAATAGCCCAAGCATGAGGAAGACTAGGGTAGCTCCCAGGGCGAGATTTCCCATCATCATGTTTAGACGCCCTTTTAAATAATGAGAACCATCGGCCCACGTTGAGATGTAGATGCCATCGGGAAGTTCTGCTTGTTTCTGAGCTACGTATTCTCGAACAGCTCGGGCGATGGCGATTTCGCTTTGGTCCCCTACAGAGAAGACGCTCAGACTCAGACTCGGCTGCCCATTGAATGTGGCGAAACGTCGGTTCTCCACGAAGCCGTCTCTTATGTTGGCAACGTCCCCGAGGGTCACACGGGCGCCGTCAGGTGTTTTGATAAGCGTAATTTCAGAGAATTCGGTTCCCGTGTAAACTTTGCCATCTGTGCGCAATCGAATGTCGGCGTTATCAGTTCTTATGGTGCCCCCGGGTAGGTCGACCGACGAGGCGCGCACGCGCTGAGCCACTTGGGCCAGGGTGAGGTTATAGTGTTTCAGTGTATCCTCGGAGATTTCGATCGAGATCTCGAAAGCACGGGTATCATTGAGTTCGACGAGCGAAATTTCAGGAAGGGCGGCAAGTTCTTCACGCACCTGTTGCGCAATCTCTGTCATCTGGCGTTCATCGATGTTTCCGTAGACTTGAACGTCGATAATATCGTCTTGAGTACGTATGCGGCTGATGATGGGGCGCTCTGCGTTTTCTGGAAATGTGAAGATGGAGCCCACACGGAGGCTCACTTCATCCATGACTTCAGATATAGAATAGCTGGCTTCGACGCGTGCCGTTATAGTACCCACGCCTTCTCTCGCCTCTGAGCGTATCTCTTCGATACCTTCGAGGCCCTCGATTGCTTCCTCGATCTTGATATTGATCCCGCGTTCAACTTCGAGCGGACTTGCGCCGGGGTACGGCACGGAGATGCGGATAACTTTTAGACGAAATGCGGGTTCAGCTTCTTTAGAAATGGTGAAGGCAGAGAAGGTGCCTCCGATGATCAGGACCAGTAATAGAAGGTTCGCCGCGACTGGATTACGCGCGAACCAAGCAATAGTGCCCTTAGTTGTATCGTGGTTACGCATCGTTTTGTGTAGATGCAATGGGCTGTGGATTTACTTTTATCCCATTGAACAGGGTCTGTGGTGCGGTGAGACACAGGCGGTCTCCAGTGCTCAATCCGGCTGCAATGTATGCAAAGTGGGAATCTGTGCGCCGAATGGTAACGTCCCGTATCTCAACAGTATTTTCTTGAGTGAGCACGGCCACTTGATCGGTTCCACGGAGCGCGGCGCGCGGGATACGAGCTACTTGTTTCATCATTTTTCCGGTCACCTCAGCGGTGACAAATGATCCGAGGATAAGCGGTAGGGCCTTTTCAGAGTGTCTAGCATAGGGGTCTGCCAGTCGAGCGACGATAAAGAGTGTGCGGCTATCAGCATCGATAGTCTGTTCTGACCTGACTATGGGAGTTTCCCAGGTGTGTGTATCGCCGTTGATGGCGAAGGTGAGATGGGCTGAATACTCCGTGTCGTTGGGGAGGTATGTGATATCGTCCCAAGGGATACCGAGGCGAATTTCTGCGTAGTCGATTGCATCGAGCCGCGCAATTTGTGAGCCGGGGTTGACTACTTCTCCCATTTCAGTCTCGACCGTGCGGATTAAGGCTTCGAAGGGAGCACGGATTTCTGTGCGTGAGAGGTTGCGTTTTGCGCGGTCTAGCTCTGCTTCTGCAGCAGTGAGTTGGGCCTCGGCTTCTGCTAATTGTGGTTTCCGTAGGGACAGTGGGCTCGCTGCACCATTTCCGGATGCTTCCCAGTCGAGTCGTGCTTGCTCGGACTGGGCGATTTCCTGTGCTAGGCGAAGGCGTGCCGAGGCGACCTGGGCCTGTTGGCGGCTGACTTCGGCTTTGAAGTCAGCATCGTCGACACGGACGAGCAATTCGTCTTTGGCAACAAACTCCCCGGGATAGAAACGTGGGCTGACCTCAACGATTTGTCCTGAGACCTGGGATGCGAGGTCAGATCGGCTGCGGGGTGTGACAAAACCTTGGGTATGGATTCGGACGGGATAGTCCGATAATTGCACATGGATCACCTCTACTTGCCTGGGCGGAATGGGATCGGGCTCTCGGACTTCTGCACTCTTTGGTCGTGAAATTATGGCTGTTATTCCCGCAGCAACGACGATCACCAGCAAGGGAGGAACGATTTTTTTGGACATGCTTCGAGCGCTCATTGAATCCGTGGAGCGTCTGGCGCGCCGTGGAATGTCTGAGATATAGGGTGATTTGTTAATCTTTTCATTTCCAGGCTTCCGTATCGGGTCTGTGACAGCAGTCCTGGGGACTTGGGTGCTGTATGTATCTTAGCCCTGTCACTGAATAGGTAAACGCGTGCGATCTGTTTCAGCGTAAGAAGCCTCATTAATTTAGCAAAAGCTTAGCTAATTTTAGTAATTAAGATCTCTGTTTTAGGGGCGAATTTTCTTTACGCTCTGCTATACAATTATGAAGAAATTTACTGTCAAAGCACGTATCCTTATCGGATTCGCCACGCTGTTTGCCGTCACGACTGGTGTCGGATTGGCCACAGTTATTCAACAACGTCAAGTCGTTCAAGAGGCCGTTGATGAAAAGGCTGCATGGCTCACTGAGATTCTTCTGCCTAAGTTGAGCCAAGGAAAAAGCATCCAGTCTGAGACGCTACTTACAATGTATGCTAACAGAGCCTATGGTTATAGTGCCGACGAGCGATTTTTTGAAGAGGGACAGCAACGTTTTAGTGCATTGGCCACATTGCTGGATGAATCCCTTGTGAAAAATGAGGAGCTAGGCCTCTCAGAATTTACTGAGATCGAAGAGCAGATGCTTTCGGATGCCCTGGCATATAACGAATTGGTATTGGACACCCGCCAGAGCAATGAAAGCTTAGCGGAGGAACGTAAGGCGATGGATGCAGCAGCAGCCAAATTTGTTAAGTTGGTCGACACCTTCGCCGCGAGCCAGGATGACCAGCTTGAACATGAACTTAAGGAGCGGATGTTTAAGATCGACCGCTCGGCTGAATTGTTAGCGTTGGGGAACCGGGCGCGCATAGCCAATTTTAAAGGTCAGGCCAAAGGGGAAATTAAGTATTTTGACGCGGCGCTCCAGTCGCTTGGAGAGGTGAAAGCGGTTCTCGATGCCCTAGATCCCGTTATTCGAGATGTGGAGGACATAGCACGTTTAGATGCTGTGAGGGTGTCGTCAGTGGACTACAGTGCAGCGATTCGAGCTTTTTCGGAGATGTCGGAGCAGGAGGTAATCAAAGAGGGAGATCTGTCTGACATCCGCGTCGCGATGGATACGGCTGCAGACACATTTGTCACCAATACTGAGGCGCTGTTTGCTGATCAACAGACAAAGACCAAGCAGGATATTCAAGAACGTGTATTCAAGCTGAAGTTGATAAAGAGCATCGCTAATAAGGGTAATCAGGCTCGAGTGGCTAATTTCAAATTTCAGGCAAAACGGGAAGCGACTTATGCTCGAGAGGCGATGGGTTGGATCGACGGTATGTCAGAAGAGTTTGGCCAGCTGTATCCCCTTACCCGGCGCCCGGTGGACATTGATAGCTTGGATGGCATACGTGAGGCGACAACGGCTTATAGCGAAGCGATCGCTGCATTTCTCGAGGACTTTGAAAGAATCAATGCGCTTGCCGACCTCCGGACACAAGCGGGGGAGCGCGTCCTTTCGGGTGCGCGGAATGCATCGAATCTGGGATTCAGTGGGGCACTGCAAGTGGCAGACGAAACCATGGACCGCCTCCGGGCTGCCAATGGGTTTTTGATCTGGGGTTTGGTTGGCTCTATAGCCCTTGCCTTGGTGCTGTCAGCCACTATCTCTCGCAGCATTACATCGGCTTTGAAGAAAGCCATTGAGATACTTTCCGACAGCTCCAATCAGACTACTGCGACCGCCGAGAAGATTGCGCATTGTACGAATAAGCTGTCGCACGGCGCATCGAGCCAAGCGTCTTCTTTGGAGGAGACCAGTGCGAGTATGGTGGAGATGGCCAGTATGACGAAGCGCAATGCTGAGTCTGCTCAAAACGCGAGTGCTATGTCTGTGGACTCGCGCAAGGCCGCGGATAAGGGCGTGGGTGAAATGACTGAAATGACGCAGGCTATGTCAGATATCCAGGATTCCAGTGAAGCAATTTCGAAAATCATCAACACCATCGACGAGATTGCGTTCCAGACTAATATTTTGGCGCTCAACGCAGCCGTGGAGGCAGCGCGTGCCGGTGAAGCCGGACAAGGTTTCGCGGTCGTAGCCGACGAGGTGCGAAATTTAGCGCAGCGCAGTGCCGTTGCGGCTCGCGAAACAGCGGAGAAGATTGAGGCGGCGATTGGCATCAGTCAGCGAGGAGGCGAAATCAGCGAGCGTGTTCAATCGAGCCTTGAGGAAATCGTCGAGAAGACTCGCGAGGTGGATAGCTATATCAGCCAGATCGCTGCTGCATCGACAGAACAGAGCCAGGGGATTTCTGAAATTAATGATGCTGTCGCTAGCATTGATCAAATTACTCAAGCCAATGCGATCAGTGCTGAAGAGACGGCTGAGGCTTCATCGAGCCTCGATACCCAAGCTGCAGAGCTCGCTCACATTGTGCAAGACTTCCGTAAATTGGTAGGGAGCTAAATCATATTAGATTCGTGGACCAGCCTATGTTCTTAGGCTAAGAGGGCGTATTTTTCTTTTTGGGCTGAGCGGGTTGATACATGAGGTCCTCGAAGCCTAGACCGGTAATCTTTTTAATATTGGTGAATACGTACCACATAGCGTAGCCGAGCATAAGAATCGAGGGTAGGGCAATGACTGCGAAACTCA
Proteins encoded in this region:
- the recN gene encoding DNA repair protein RecN, whose translation is MLQFLKIENLALLNRAELNFESGFHAVTGETGAGKSVLLGALGILAGQRVEKSVIKRGVDACHVEAIFLLSGDVLRDFDLWLDSAGLPACEEGALVLSRSVSRTRAPKIQINGKVATLAKLRELGGYWIDFHGPHEPQKLANPRFQLNMVDLFGSYKGELETYRSAYSTWRSVLLEYERIRDHDKLDADEIRFLEAQLSKADQLELGAEAISELEANYKRLSQAQEISSASTDVVEALAGFDGAISKLSDALRPAQELAELDEQDEALIDRMNGLIIELEDLSSEYRSLGSDAYFEESEAGELNQKMELWLGLKRKHGGDLEGVLSWRDGIREQLELQGNIDGRLLVLESQVAEAESAARIAADQLTQQRKRAAGRLQCEVIDVLHTLGFKKADLRIEIQPTQLSVTGSDQVSYLFSANPGTDVLPLGEIASSGEMARVMLAFKSILAQHDQTPVLVFDEVDANVGGEIGKAVGNRLYELSQGRQVFCITHLPQVAAIGSHHWRVQKDQSDAETTVIIDPLNADSEQRRSELARMMGDRDSETALKHADELLSGC
- a CDS encoding efflux RND transporter permease subunit produces the protein MRNHDTTKGTIAWFARNPVAANLLLLVLIIGGTFSAFTISKEAEPAFRLKVIRISVPYPGASPLEVERGINIKIEEAIEGLEGIEEIRSEAREGVGTITARVEASYSISEVMDEVSLRVGSIFTFPENAERPIISRIRTQDDIIDVQVYGNIDERQMTEIAQQVREELAALPEISLVELNDTRAFEISIEISEDTLKHYNLTLAQVAQRVRASSVDLPGGTIRTDNADIRLRTDGKVYTGTEFSEITLIKTPDGARVTLGDVANIRDGFVENRRFATFNGQPSLSLSVFSVGDQSEIAIARAVREYVAQKQAELPDGIYISTWADGSHYLKGRLNMMMGNLALGATLVFLMLGLFLRLNVAFWVVVGIPVCFLGTLWLMPLFDVSVNMISLFGFILVLGILVDDAIVIGENVYSNVEEHGPTVDNVISGAQQVALPATFGVLTTIAAFIPMTMISGPSGPLWKSVGMVVILALVFSLIESKWILPAHLMSLAKRRTKPRKPTSLTRLQDGLEAKLKWLIRRVYEPILNKALQHRYTTLSLFIGALMISVGAVTGGIVRFVFFPDNPSDYISASVEMKAGTSFESLRGTVRELETALEELDQEMLDETGYPLVKHTRSWLSDRRNGFIFIELNPSENRSIDSKQIARLWSEKVGEVPGAESVDISGSFGDGGADIGLSLESENMDDLAAVATLVENKLREYAGVYNVKSDLSDGPPEAILEVKPEAEALGLTLADIAAQARYGFYGFEVQRLQRGEDEVKVMVRYPEEERRSMHDLESMYFRTVDGRSMPFASVADVEMRTGFTSIRRFDGKRSTEITATADKTIAEPGRIVGEVRQYFEERIQPRYPTVGYRLTGQSEEGEESLFELFVGLGFALFAIYALMAIPLKSYTQPLFIMAVIPFGFIGALVGHFILGLPISILSMCGLIALAGVVVNDSLVMVDFVNQGKARGLNVRDAARAAGVRRFRAILLTSLTTFIGLIPIISETSMQAQMVIPMAVTLAFGILFSTIVTLILIPSLYLVADDLGTALRGRKEKRFAKLAETTAETKPA
- a CDS encoding efflux RND transporter periplasmic adaptor subunit; this translates as MSKKIVPPLLVIVVAAGITAIISRPKSAEVREPDPIPPRQVEVIHVQLSDYPVRIHTQGFVTPRSRSDLASQVSGQIVEVSPRFYPGEFVAKDELLVRVDDADFKAEVSRQQAQVASARLRLAQEIAQSEQARLDWEASGNGAASPLSLRKPQLAEAEAQLTAAEAELDRAKRNLSRTEIRAPFEALIRTVETEMGEVVNPGSQIARLDAIDYAEIRLGIPWDDITYLPNDTEYSAHLTFAINGDTHTWETPIVRSEQTIDADSRTLFIVARLADPYARHSEKALPLILGSFVTAEVTGKMMKQVARIPRAALRGTDQVAVLTQENTVEIRDVTIRRTDSHFAYIAAGLSTGDRLCLTAPQTLFNGIKVNPQPIASTQNDA